The following proteins are co-located in the Hypomesus transpacificus isolate Combined female chromosome 23, fHypTra1, whole genome shotgun sequence genome:
- the ppp2r3b gene encoding serine/threonine-protein phosphatase 2A regulatory subunit B'' subunit beta isoform X3: MRMKELNLRQDPDLRKELALLARGCDFVLPSRFKKRLRAFQQGQVQVKPEEPVATPLSESIPKFYFPRGRPKANLNIDSLISKIEKTFSQFPNERATIEDMGQVAKACECPLYWKAPLFYSAGGDRTGFVSVHKFIAMWRKTLQTCHDEVSKFVQLLAKPGCNYLEQEDFIPFLQDVVNSHAGLAFLKEASDFHSRYITTVVQRIFYNVNRSWSGRITCSELRRSSFLQNVALLEQEEDVNQLTEFFSYEHFYVIYCKFWELDTDHDLYIHQKDLVRHNDQAISHRMVQRIFSGCVSRDRRVHKESRISYADFVWFLISEEDKKTNTSIEYWFRCMDLDGDGVLSMYELEYFYEEQCQKLETMAIEPLPFEDCLCQMLDLVKPEVEGKITLRDLKRCKMTHIFFDTFFNIVKYLDHEQKDPFSVEAESDVQDMSDWEKYAAEEYDILVAEETANDQYDGYDPPLSPMQQQHLSSDLGLRMDKRCFFGIPNPHCDLDQYKYQDDFE; the protein is encoded by the exons ATGAGGATGAAGGAGCTGAACTTGCGTCAGGACCCTGACCTGAGGAAGGAGCTGGCTCTGCTGGCGCGCGGCTGTGACTTTGTCCTGCCTTCGCGTTTCAAGAAGAGGCTCAGAGCCTTCCAGCAAGGACAG GTCCAGGTGAAGCCCGAGGAGCCTGTCGCCACACCGCTGAGTGAAAGCATTCCAAAGTTCTACTTCCCGCGGGGGAGGCCCAAAGCCAACCTTAACATCGACAGCCTCATTTCCAAAATTGAAAAAACATTTTCCCAATTCCCCAATGAAAGAGCCACCATTGAGGACATGGGGCAGGTTGCCAAG GCGTGTGAGTGTCCTCTCTACTGGAAGGCTCCATTGTTCTACTCTGCAGGAGGCGACAGGACAGGCTTTGTGTCCGTTCACAAGTTTATAGCGATGTGGAGAAA AACGCTGCAGACTTGTCACGACGAGGTGTCTAAGTTTGTGCAACTCTTGGCCAAACCTGGCTGTAACTATCTGGAACAAGAAGACTTTATTCCATTCcttcag GATGTGGTAAACTCTCATGCTGGATTGGCCTTTCTGAAGGAAGCCTCCGACTTTCACTCACGCTACATTACCACG GTGGTCCAGAGGATATTCTACAATGTGAACCGATCCTGGAGTGGCAGGATCACCTGTTCAGAACTTAGGAGAAGCAGCTTTCTGCAG AATGTGGCTCtactggagcaggaggaggatgtgAACCAGCTGACAGAATTCTTCTCCTACGAACACTTCTATGTCATCTACTGCAAATTCTGGGAGCTGGACACAGACCACGACCTATACATCCACCAGAAAGACCTTGTACGACACAAtgaccaag CCATCTCCCACAGGATGGTCCAGAGGATCTTCTCAGGATGCGTCTCCAG GGACAGACGAGTGCACAAGGAGAGCAGAATCAGCTATGCTGACTTTGTGTGGTTCCTCATCTcagaggaggacaagaagaccaacaccag TATAGAGTACTGGTTCCGCTGTATGGATCTTGATGGGGATGGGGTTTTGAGCATGTATGAGTTGGAGTATTTCTATGAGGAGCAGTGTCAGAAGCTGGAGACCATGGCTATAGAGCCCCTGCCCTTTGAAGACTGCCTCTGCCAGATGCTAGACCTGGTTAAGCCTGAGGTGGAAG gTAAAATCACCTTGAGAGACCTCAAGAGGTGCAAGATGACTCACATCTTCTTCGACACCTTCTTTAACATCGTGAAATACCTGGACCATGAGCAGAAGGACCCCTTCTCAGTT GAGGCGGAGTCTGATGTCCAGGACATGTCTGATTGGGAGAAGTATGCAGCAGAGGAATACGACATCCTGGTGGCAGAGGAGACTGCTAACGACCAGTATGATGG